In Ascochyta rabiei chromosome 18, complete sequence, one DNA window encodes the following:
- a CDS encoding Glycogen(starch) synthase, which translates to MATETRDVNNHVLFEVATEVANRVGGIYSVLKSKAQVTTAEYGAAYTLLGPWNRASAQVEVEPIEPKDPALVATIKSMDERGIKVLYGRWLIDGAPRVLLFDTGTAYRWLDEWKGDLWSSAGIPSPPSDSETNEAIVFGYLIAWFLGEYTFHEKKRAIIVQFHEWLAGVAVPLCKKRRIDVTTIFTTHATLLGRYLCAGSVDFYNNLQYFDVDAEAGKRGIYHRYCIERAATHAADVFTTVSHITAYESEHLLKRKPDGVLPNGLNVKKFSATHEFQNLHQQSKVKINDFIRGHFYGHNDFDPENTLYFFTAGRYEYRNKGVDMFIESLARLNHKMKSENSNMTVVAFIILPAQTTSLSVDSLKGQAVIKSLHDTVDNIAGNVAKKLFERSLTWTEGQELPEDKELLSPQDKILLRRRLYAMKRHNLPPIVTHNMANDSEDPVLNQLRRCQLFNHPSDRVKVVFHPEFLNSANPVLPLDYDDFVRGTHLGVFSSYYEPWGYTPAECTVMGVPSITTNLSGFGCYMEELIENAQDYGIYIVDRRMKGVDDSVNQLVDYMFDFTKKSKRQRINQRNRTERLSDLLDWKRMGMEYVKARQLALRRAYPNAYEDDDEPDFFSSNEAKISRPLSEPGSPRDRSGMMTPGDFASLQEGREGLSTEDYIAWKLPEEEETDEVFQFPLTLKPKKGTGSGAVTPTLEKANGTDGE; encoded by the exons ATGGCAACCGAAACGAGAGACGTCAACAACCACGTCCTCTTCGAGGTCGCGACCGAGGTCGCCAACAGAG TCGGCGGCATCTACTCTGTCCTCAAGTCCAAGGCTCAGGTCACAACGGCCGAGTATGGCGCAGCCTACACCCTCCTGGGACCGTGGAACCGGGCCTCG GCGCAAGTCGAGGTCGAGCCCATAGAGCCCAAGGACCCTGCTCTCGTAGCCACGATCAAGTCCATGGACGAGCGTGGCATCAAGGTTCTGTACGGACGATGGCTCATCGACGGTGCGCCTCGCGTGCTCCTCTTCGACACTGGCACAGCGTACCGATGGCTTGACGAGTGGAAGGGTGACCTGTGGTCCTCTGCCGGCATCCCCTCCCCGCCAAGCGACTCCGAGACCAACGAAGCCATTGTCTTCGGCTACCTCATCGCCTGGTTCCTGGGCGAGTACACCTTCCACGAGAAGAAGCGCGCTATCATCGTGCAATTCCACGAGTGGCTCGCCGGTGTCGCGGTGCCGCTTTGCAAGAAGCGCCGCATCGACGTCACCACCATCTTCACCACCCACGCTACGCTTCTCGGCCGCTACCTCTGCGCCGGATCCGTCGACTTCTACAACAACCTGCAGTACTTCGATGTCGATGCCGAGGCGGGAAAGCGTGGCATCTACCACCGCTACTGCATAGAACGCGCAGCCACACACGCTGCGGATGTCTTCACCACCGTATCTCACATCACTGCCTACGAGAGCGAGCATCTCCTGAAGCGCAAGCCAGACGGCGTTCTGCCCAACGGTCTGAACGTCAAGAAGTTCTCGGCTACGCACGAGTTCCAGAACCTGCACCAGCAGTCCAAGGTGAAGATCAACGACTTCATCCGAGGTCACTTCTACGGCCACAACGACTTCGACCCGGAGAACACGCTCTACTTCTTCACCGCCGGACGATACGAGTACCGCAACAAGGGCGTGGACATGTTCATCGAGTCGTTGGCGCGACTGAACCACAAGATGAAGAGCGAAAACTCCAACATGACGGTTGTGGCCTTCATCATCCTGCCTGCGCAGACGACATCGCTGTCGGTCGACTCGCTCAAGGGACAGGCCGTCATCAAGTCCCTGCACGACACGGTCGACAACATTGCCGGAAACGTGGCCAAGAAGCTCTTCGAGCGCTCGCTGACGTGGACGGAAGGCCAGGAGCTGCCCGAGGACAAGGAGCTGCTTTCGCCCCAGGACAAGATCCTACTCCGTCGCCGGCTGTACGCCATGAAGAGACACAACCTGCCGCCCATTGTCACCCACAACATGGCGAACGACTCGGAAGACCCGGTCTTGAACCAGCTGCGAAGGTGCCAGCTCTTCAACCACCCCTCGGACCGCGTCAAGGTTGTGTTCCATCCCGAGTTCTTGAACTCGGCCAACCCGGTTCTGCCTCTCGACTACGACGACTTTGTCCGCGGAACGCATCTCGGTGTCTTCTCGTCGTACTACGAGCCGTGGGGCTACACGCCGGCGGAGTGCACCGTCATGGGTGTGCCTAGCATCACGACGAACCTGTCTGGCTTCGGTTGCTACATGGAGGAGCTGATTGAGAACGCTCAAGATTACGGCATCTACATTGTGGACCGCAGGATGAAGGGCGTAGACGACTCGGTCAACCAGCTTGTGGACTACATGTTCGACTTCACCAAGAAGAGCAAGCGGCAGCGCATCAACCAGCGGAACCGAACGGAGCGCCTGAGCGACCTGCTCGACTGGAAGCGAATGGGTATGGAGTACGTCAAGGCGCGACAGCTGGCGCTGAGGAGGGCGTACCCCAACGCATACGAGGACGACGATGAGCCCGACTTCTTCAGCTCTAACGAGGCTAAGATCTCGCGGCCGCTGTCGGAGCCCGGGTCTCCGAGGGACCGCTCTGGGATGATGACGCCTGGCGACTTTGCCTCGCTGCAAGAGGGCCGCGAGGGACTCAGCACGGAAGATTACATTGCGTGGAAGCTGCC TGAGGAGGAAGAGACGGACGAGGTGTTCCAGTTCCCGCTCACGCTCAAGCCCAAGAAGGGTACGGGCTCAGGCGCCGTGACACCCACGCTCGAGAAGGCCAACGGTACCGATGGAGAGTAG
- a CDS encoding dTMP kinase, with protein sequence MPRGKLIVFEGLDRAGKTTQCRLLVEALERDGQKVEFLRFPDRSTPIGQMINSYLAGETAQEDHVIHLLFSANRWEAVPKILSHIQSGTTVVLDRYYYSGAVYSAAKQNPSMSLSWCRNADVGLPRPDLCVFLDIAAEAAAKRGGFGGERYETEALQGRVRELFRELRERGEGGDFVVVDAGREVEVVRGEVERVVRERVGGEVGELRTVGEW encoded by the exons ATGCCGCGAGGCAAGCTAATCGTCTTCGAGGGTCTCGACCGTGCGGGCAAAACAACGCAGTGCCGGCTGCTCGTGGAGGCGCTGGAGAGGGACGGGCAGAAGGTCGAGTTTCTGCGGTTTCCCG ACCGAAGCACGCCAATCGGGCAGATGATCAACAGCTACCTCGCGGGCGAGACCGCGCAGGAAGACCACGTGATCCATCTCCTGTTCAGCGCGAATCGATGGGAAGCTGT TCCCAAAATCCTCTCCCACATCCAATCCGGCACCACCGTCGTCCTCGACCGCTACTACTACTCCGGCGCCGTGTACAGCGCGGCAAAGCAGAACCCCAGCATGTCTCTCTCGTGGTGCAGAAACGCCGACGTCGGCCTCCCGCGGCCGGATCTGTGTGTTTTTCTCGACATCGCGGCCGAGGCGGCGGCGAAGCGTGGCGGGTTTGGGGGCGAGAGGTACGAGACGGAGGCGTTGCAGGGGAGGGTGCGCGAGCTGTTTCGTGAGCTGAGGGAGAGGGGGGAAGGTGGGGATTTCGTGGTTGTGGATGCTGGGCGCGAGGTGGAGGTTGTGCGGGGGGAGGTGGAGAGGGTGGTTAGGGAGAGGGTTGGGGGTGAGGTTGGGGAGTTGAGGACGGTTGGGGAGTGGTGA
- a CDS encoding low affinity potassium transporter produces MFSPFMAAGRWVREHSPGLLSALRPRMNFITLHYTYLIVMTLIGSVIIYGSRNMAYIDALFFASGAATQSGLNTIDVNKLYLYQQIAIMLITCLCTPIFINTFVVFIRLYWFEKRFQSVVLEARSMRATRTRTLSRRKSEIKAEQDRQMGDEERGVGDRRIDIMRTRTGHAEGGVIEDEHAFQETNGNAGVGFRKPSTSTDDEDLDPLEPLEPFERPKPPAHTNSNIMWADTVKTPLRRFESDAADSPADRLPGPDKEKSIAFVESQRNRHPAEGTLRIPGPRDFDRGLVPERVGHGDLTRELTRTSHEDDDQRRARRRSRSTSVGEANGDAPKLRNHITFDGPQRPTTGASVYRKPDPDAPNPSMHLRNRSRSRTIASFFTREREEAEEDPMPYLSWAPTIGRNSNFVDLTEDQREELGGVEYRALKLLAVILVAYFVGFHLLGMVCLLPWITRDPHYTQVVEDVGVNPVWWGFFTPASMFNDLGYTLTPDSMISFQFAVLPLLLGTFLIIIGNTGFPCMLRFVIWLVSKFVPRGSGVWEELRFLLDHPRRCFTLLFPSKANWWLFAVLVGLNGLDLIFFIILDLNDPTVTVLPPAFRFLDGLFQAAATRTAGFAVVNIADLHPAIQVSYLIMMYISIFPIAMSMRQTNVYEEKSLGVWADDDDEEHSSYLGHHLRRQLSFDLWFVFLGFFLIAIVEGHRLENTNDYAFTLFSVLFEIVSAYGTVGLSLGYPGVNTSFSGQMKTLSKLIIIAMQIRGRHRGLPYALDRAILLPSESLHQKENEDATRRMNMRRNSAAVGALDGHDGLMRTGTGLSRRSSISSQRPSAADRFSPRQFKRILSGAFSAGPTAPRHKEH; encoded by the exons ATGTTCAGCCCCTTCATGGCTGCGGGCCGCTGGGTCAGGGAGCATTCGCCGGGGCTGCTGTCCGCTCTCCGCCCGAGAATGAACTTTATCACGCTGCACT ATACGTACTTGATTGTCATGACGCTCATTGGCTCCGTTATTATATATGGCTCCCGTAACATGGCCTACATCGATGCCCTTTTCTTTGCCAGTGGCGCCGCCACGCAGAGCGGGCTGAATAC CATCGACGTGAACAAACTGTACCTCTACCAGCAGATCGCCATCATGCTCATCACCTGCCTCTGCACCCCCATCTTCATAAACACCTTCGTCGTCTTCATCCGCCTGTACTGGTTCGAAAAGCGGTTCCAGAGCGTCGTCCTCGAGGCCCGCAGCATGCGCGccacccgcacccgcaccctGTCGCGCCGGAAGAGCGAGATCAAGGCCGAGCAGGACCGCCAGATGGGCGACGAGGAGCGCGGCGTGGGCGACCGCCGCATCGACATCATGCGCACCCGCACCGGCCACGCCGAGGGCGGCGTCATCGAGGACGAGCACGCCTTCCAGGAAACAAACGGCAACGCCGGCGTTGGCTTCCGCAAGCCCTCGACTTCCACCGACGACGAGGACCTCGACCCCCTCGAGCCCCTCGAGCCCTTCGAGCGGCCGAAGCCGCCCGCCCACACAAACTCGAACATCATGTGGGCCGACACCGTGAAGACGCCCCTCCGCCGATTCGAGTCGGATGCCGCCGATTCGCCCGCCGACCGGCTGCCGGGCCCGGACAAGGAGAAGAGCATTGCTTTCGTGGAGAGCCAGCGGAATCGGCACCCGGCCGAAGGCACCCTGCGCATTCCCGGACCGCGAGACTTCGACCGAGGACTGGTGCCAGAGCGAGTCGGGCACGGTGACCTGACCCGCGAGCTCACCCGCACATCGCACGAGGACGACGACCAGCGTCGCGCGAGGCGGCGCTCGCGCTCCACGAGTGTGGGCGAAGCGAACGGCGACGCACCCAAGCTCAGAAACCACATCACCTTCGACGGCCCCCAGCGCCCAACCACCGGTGCTTCGGTCTACAGGAAGCCCGACCCTGATGCGCCCAACCCCAGCATGCACCTTCGCAATCGCTCGAGATCGCGCACCATCGCCAGCTTCTTCacaagagagagagaggaggCGGAAGAGGACCCCATGCCCTACCTCAGTTGGGCGCCTACGATAGGACGCAACTCCAACTTTGTAGACCTGACAGAAGACCAACGAGAGGAGCTTGGCGGCGTCGAGTACCGCGCTCTCAAGCTGCTGGCCGTCATCCTCGTCGCCTACTTTGTCGGCTTCCATCTGCTGGGCATGGTCTGCCTGCTGCCTTGGATTACTCGGGACCCGCACTACACCCAGGTGGTCGAGGACGTGGGCGTCAATCCGGTGTGGTGGGGTTTCTTCACACCAGCCTCCATGTTCAACGATCTCGGCTACACGCTGACTCCGGATTCCATGATCTCCTTCCAGTTCGCTGTCCTGCCCCTGCTCTTGGGCACCTTCCTCATCATCATCGGAAACACGGGCTTCCCGTGCATGCTCCGCTTCGTCATCTGGCTGGTCTCCAAGTTCGTGCCCAGGGGAAGCGGTGTCTGGGAAGAGCTGCGCTTCCTGCTAGACCACCCTCGTCGCTGCTTCACCTTGCTCTTTCCAAGCAAAGCCAACTGGTGGCTTTTCGCCGTGCTCGTTGGTTTGAACGGCCTGGATCTGATCTTCTTCATCATTCTCGAT CTCAACGATCCGACCGTCACAGTCCTCCCCCCAGCTTTCCGCTTCCTCGACGGCCTCTTCCAAGCCGCCGCCACGCGCACTGCCGGGTTTGCCGTCGTCAACATCGCCGACCTGCACCCTGCCATTCAAGTCAGCTATCTGATCATGATGTACATCTCCATCTTCCCCATTGCCATGTCGATGCGCCAGACCAACGTCTACGAAGAAAAGTCACTCGGCGTATGGgccgatgacgacgacgaggaacACTCCAGCTACCTAGGCCACCATCTGCGACGCCAACTCTCTTTCGATCTATGGTTTGTTTTCCTAGGCTTCTTCCTCATCGCCATCGTCGAAGGCCACAGGCTCGAGAACACAAACGACTACGccttcaccctcttctccgTCCTTTTCGAAATCGTATCCGCCTACGGGACAGTCGGCCTCAGCCTCGGCTACCCGGGCGTCAACACCTCCTTCTCAGGCCAGATGAAGACGCTCTCCAAGCTCATCATCATCGCGATGCAGATCCGCGGTCGCCACCGCGGCCTCCCCTACGCACTCGACCGCGCCATCCTCCTGCCCTCGGAATCTCTGCACCAGAAGGAAAACGAGGACGCCACGCGCCGCATGAACATGCGTCGGAATAGCGCGGCTGTCGGCGCGCTCGACGGCCATGATGGTTTGATGCGCACAGGCACGGGACTGAGTAGACGCAGTAGCATTTCCAGCCAGCGGCCTTCGGCTGCGGATCGCTTCAGCCCGCGGCAGTTCAAGCGCATTCTCTCTGGGGCATTCAGCGCAGGGCCTACCGCGCCCCGGCATAAGGAGCATTGA